The following proteins come from a genomic window of Chloracidobacterium sp.:
- a CDS encoding S9 family peptidase, with translation MRKISVMFFALLLSVTMTNVSYAQLPPIIDREVIFGNPEYAGAQISPDGRYISFVKPYKGTMNVWVKGVSEPFDAARPMTADTARPVRNYFWSRDGKYILFVQDKGGDENFNVYAVNPADKPAAGSDVPNARNLTDAKGIRAIIQAVPETDPDAIFVGINDRDKAWHDLYKVKISTGERTLISENRDRYQGMVFDNADKLRMAVRSAPNGDTEILKISADGKATKIYDCNTFETCGPIRFHKDNKRVYFQTNKGDLDLIELVLMDAETGAVTKFESDPLGKVDFGGASFSELSKELVATVYEDDRERIYWKDKGYEKDYNNIKKRLGDRDVTFQSATRDETKFIVVTSSDVDPGTVWLYDRKSKNLSTLYQVREKLDRKHLSPMKPVRYRSSDGLEIPAYLTIPKGSDGKNLPTVLFIHGGPWGRDSWGYHPYAQFLANRGYAVLQPNFRASTGYGKKFLNAGNNQWGEKMQDDITWGKKYLVEQGIADPKRVAIMGGSYGGYAALAGVTFTPDEYAASVAIVPPSNLQTLLDSIPPYWEPIREMFYKRMGDPRTPAGLAQMKRQSPHAHADKIKTPLMVVQGANDPRVKQRESDQIVVALRDRNYPVEYILAPDEGHGFARPVNNMAMIAAAERFLAKHIGGRYQESMTPEVAKRLAEITVDPKNVVIKDPNTPTGSAVSNGAEAANIAGKWTMSVDAGGQVIDLAVEIEQNGSDFTGTMASMVGNGTIKDGKINGNAIKGILDAEVQGQPTTIEMEGKIDGEKMSGTLNVPGIGTVTFTAVRNK, from the coding sequence ATGAGAAAAATATCAGTAATGTTCTTCGCGCTGTTGCTGTCTGTAACCATGACAAATGTTAGTTACGCCCAGCTGCCGCCGATCATTGACCGCGAGGTCATCTTCGGCAATCCGGAATACGCCGGTGCTCAGATCTCGCCCGACGGGCGTTATATTTCGTTCGTCAAGCCTTATAAAGGCACGATGAACGTCTGGGTCAAGGGTGTCAGCGAGCCATTCGACGCGGCCCGTCCGATGACTGCCGATACGGCCCGACCGGTAAGGAATTACTTCTGGTCAAGAGACGGAAAGTACATTTTGTTCGTCCAGGACAAGGGCGGCGACGAGAATTTTAACGTCTATGCAGTCAATCCCGCAGACAAACCCGCGGCCGGCAGCGACGTTCCGAACGCACGAAATCTTACCGATGCTAAGGGCATAAGGGCGATCATTCAGGCCGTCCCCGAGACCGATCCGGATGCGATCTTTGTCGGGATCAACGACCGCGATAAAGCGTGGCACGACCTCTATAAGGTCAAGATCTCGACCGGTGAACGGACGCTAATCAGCGAAAACCGTGACCGCTATCAGGGCATGGTGTTCGATAATGCAGATAAGCTCAGAATGGCTGTCCGCTCGGCTCCGAATGGCGACACCGAGATCCTGAAGATCTCTGCTGACGGAAAGGCAACGAAGATCTACGACTGCAACACGTTCGAGACGTGCGGGCCGATAAGATTTCACAAAGACAATAAGCGTGTCTACTTCCAAACGAACAAAGGCGACCTCGACCTGATCGAACTCGTCCTTATGGACGCCGAAACCGGTGCGGTGACCAAATTTGAAAGCGATCCGCTTGGTAAGGTCGACTTCGGCGGTGCCTCATTCTCAGAGCTAAGCAAGGAACTTGTGGCAACCGTCTACGAAGACGACCGCGAGCGTATCTACTGGAAAGATAAGGGTTACGAGAAAGACTACAACAATATCAAGAAACGCCTCGGCGACCGTGACGTAACGTTCCAGTCAGCAACACGCGACGAAACAAAGTTCATCGTGGTCACATCGAGCGATGTCGATCCGGGAACGGTTTGGCTTTACGACCGTAAGTCCAAGAACCTCTCAACCCTTTATCAGGTACGAGAAAAACTAGATCGCAAACACCTCTCACCGATGAAACCGGTCCGATACAGATCGTCTGACGGCCTTGAGATACCTGCGTATTTGACGATACCGAAAGGTTCGGACGGCAAGAACCTCCCGACCGTTCTGTTCATACACGGCGGACCGTGGGGCCGGGATTCGTGGGGCTATCATCCTTATGCTCAGTTTTTGGCAAATCGCGGATATGCCGTGCTGCAGCCAAATTTCAGGGCGTCGACCGGCTACGGTAAAAAGTTCCTGAACGCCGGGAATAACCAGTGGGGCGAAAAGATGCAGGATGATATCACCTGGGGCAAGAAGTACCTTGTCGAACAGGGTATCGCCGATCCGAAACGCGTCGCGATAATGGGCGGAAGCTATGGCGGATATGCGGCTCTTGCCGGCGTAACGTTCACGCCCGATGAATACGCGGCTTCGGTGGCTATCGTTCCTCCGTCGAACCTACAGACGCTTCTCGATTCGATACCGCCCTATTGGGAACCGATCCGGGAAATGTTCTATAAGCGAATGGGCGATCCTCGAACGCCAGCGGGCCTCGCACAGATGAAACGCCAGTCGCCTCACGCACATGCAGATAAGATCAAGACGCCTTTGATGGTCGTCCAGGGTGCCAACGATCCGCGAGTAAAGCAGCGTGAATCTGACCAGATCGTCGTCGCTCTCCGCGACCGCAATTATCCGGTCGAGTACATTCTTGCTCCGGATGAAGGACACGGTTTCGCCCGTCCGGTGAACAATATGGCAATGATCGCAGCCGCAGAGAGATTCTTGGCAAAGCACATCGGGGGCCGTTATCAGGAATCAATGACGCCTGAAGTAGCAAAACGTCTTGCCGAGATCACGGTCGATCCGAAGAACGTCGTGATCAAAGATCCGAATACGCCTACAGGTTCGGCTGTCTCTAATGGTGCGGAAGCAGCAAATATCGCCGGCAAATGGACGATGTCGGTTGATGCGGGTGGCCAGGTGATCGACCTCGCGGTCGAGATCGAACAGAACGGATCCGATTTTACGGGAACAATGGCGTCGATGGTCGGGAATGGCACGATCAAAGACGGCAAGATCAACGGAAACGCAATAAAGGGAATTCTTGATGCCGAGGTCCAGGGCCAGCCAACGACGATCGAAATGGAAGGCAAGATCGACGGCGAAAAGATGTCCGGCACGCTCAACGTACCAGGGATCGGCACCGTCACATTTACGGCCGTACGAAACAAGTAG
- a CDS encoding ChaN family lipoprotein: protein MNNSFFGIAVLLLFAGAVFGQPGEKLYRIFDSKGTPVAFDELIASCGEADAVFLGEYHDDAVGHAFQFEVFQAVVNRLNAERKIILSLEMFERDVQVVLNEYLAGQITENHFMLSSRPWGNYKTDYRPLVELAKEKRLPVVAANAPRRYVNMVSRGGRNALSGLSKEAKSWLAPLPYAEASPEYEKKFKALMGSSSEAMMGLDNILSSQSLWDATMAYWIADSLKRNKGGLVVHLNGGFHTERRLGTIEHLAKYRKKAKAIVVNIRYEDDFRNFDKAKHTDSGDFVVLTDAKQPRSKR from the coding sequence ATGAACAACTCGTTTTTTGGCATTGCAGTGCTTTTATTATTCGCAGGTGCCGTTTTCGGTCAGCCGGGAGAAAAGCTCTATCGGATATTTGACTCAAAGGGAACTCCGGTCGCATTCGATGAGCTGATCGCGTCGTGCGGCGAAGCAGATGCGGTCTTCCTCGGTGAGTATCACGACGACGCGGTCGGGCACGCGTTTCAGTTTGAGGTCTTTCAGGCAGTGGTCAACAGGCTGAATGCCGAGCGAAAAATAATACTCTCGCTCGAGATGTTCGAACGAGACGTTCAGGTGGTCCTGAACGAATATCTTGCGGGTCAGATCACCGAGAACCATTTTATGCTCAGCTCGAGGCCGTGGGGGAACTACAAGACCGACTACCGTCCGTTGGTGGAGCTTGCAAAAGAAAAACGGCTGCCGGTCGTTGCGGCGAACGCTCCGCGTCGTTATGTCAACATGGTCTCCCGCGGAGGCCGCAACGCATTGAGCGGGTTATCAAAAGAAGCGAAGAGCTGGCTTGCCCCTTTGCCCTACGCCGAAGCATCACCCGAATACGAGAAGAAATTCAAGGCGTTGATGGGTTCAAGCAGCGAAGCAATGATGGGACTCGACAATATTCTGAGTTCACAGTCGCTCTGGGATGCGACAATGGCATATTGGATAGCCGACAGCCTGAAACGTAACAAAGGAGGATTGGTCGTTCATCTTAACGGCGGATTTCATACCGAGCGAAGGCTCGGCACGATCGAACATCTTGCGAAGTACAGAAAAAAAGCGAAGGCGATCGTAGTGAATATTCGGTACGAGGATGACTTTCGTAACTTCGATAAGGCAAAGCATACAGACTCGGGTGACTTTGTTGTTCTGACCGACGCCAAACAGCCCCGCAGTAAGCGATAA
- a CDS encoding carboxypeptidase regulatory-like domain-containing protein: MKRISSFFAFAFIISLFVNVTLGQAPVQRDRQSNRGTVSEKDRTNGLPPETLTAVDETTSAFETEAENARGEGKQQSATIGVCDTAGPIEVESTGGTTTPTAYPTLKDAFDAINAGSHTGTINVEVCGNTTETASASLNASGSGSASYTNVTVRPVGTGRIIEGTITGAIIKLTGADNVTIDGDPSGAGSARELTVRNNSTAAATAAVWLTSTGVGAGATNNTIKNLEIAAGATQNTTANATFGIILASNNTAISTTSNSDDCDNNSFIGNRIIRARYGIVTRGTTTNPSLGTVVTGNLIGPTSFGADQIGKVGIFMQADNGATVSRNIVQFVGGEFGTTTAGADRVGIGIGSESWSSSAPGTLTSGNYTVTRNIVRNIVEQRTFSAAGILASTTGGGSPTNNLIANNFIYNIVSNGTSGDQPVGIGVAGGFSDNIVFNSIAITGDMDGTGATAAATYGNAIRIANAAGTTHQNLNLKNNSIYLDVTSNTTTLPYFAITVNSATYAFGSGGLNHNNYYINSANTQLSTGGLTTNATAPTAPNTFATLALWQAALTPAQDANSIQADPLYVSNTADLHIASGSPNVNAGTAAGGVIEDIDGQLRVAAPDIGADEPGGIAPPVNDIQAVALVSPASGSTVPATTPFAPQASFRNLGTATQTNVPVRYRILDGMMQEVCNVTATIPSLANGQTAAATFPNCTIAAPGSYSIAARSELVGDENTANDEVTGSINAALPLAGTYSVGTGGDFSSLTNAGGIFDVLNSVGSTGSVTINITADLTGENGAIALNELASGQPVLIRPLGGARTITGSSTNSIIRLNGADNVTIEGSLSGGTASGVGGNGAIRDLTVQNTSAAATAGAVIAVMTGTNGAQNNTIRNVNIVGQDPTQTLIGIHLGGNAPGSSGADNDNNVVENCSFKRSFIGIYNTGTSAANPNTGNVVTMNDMTATGADRLRRAGIFFFNQSGIAVTLNAIGGITADEGADAIGIIAGIQNVTSTVTTGGGVSNANISRNIIRGVASTNTTGFSAVGIAVAGDPAGPNTIANNMITGVQAPSTSPDLTAGIFVAGVTGSSTRLYFNSVAMTGDRGTVATQMPSYGLAYTADVALELKNNIFYTTQISGGGVNAKSYAVGTLATAFANLDSNYNAFYSSGANDGGFRSGSLAAGAGTDYVDLAAWQTAVADDANSQEGDPLFVNPLNDLHLEVISPVENDGIDIAGITIDIDGDLRQSPPEIGADEFGGPPVPVSVGGRVFASDGRAIPKAVLVISGGTLSNPIRVITNGFGIYRFDEIVTGQTYSVTVAAKGFTFAQPTQVIVLSGENLNVNFTAEP, translated from the coding sequence ATGAAGCGCATCAGCTCATTTTTCGCATTCGCCTTTATCATTTCGTTGTTCGTTAACGTCACGCTTGGCCAAGCTCCGGTCCAGCGGGATCGCCAGTCGAATAGAGGCACAGTCTCCGAAAAAGATCGAACGAACGGTCTACCGCCTGAGACTCTGACGGCTGTCGACGAAACGACGAGCGCATTTGAAACGGAAGCCGAGAACGCTCGCGGCGAGGGCAAGCAACAGTCTGCGACGATAGGTGTTTGCGATACGGCCGGTCCGATCGAGGTCGAATCCACCGGCGGAACCACCACGCCGACCGCATACCCAACGCTGAAAGATGCGTTTGATGCGATCAATGCAGGTTCACATACCGGTACGATAAATGTCGAAGTTTGCGGAAACACGACCGAAACTGCATCCGCGAGCCTAAATGCGAGCGGCAGCGGTTCGGCCTCTTACACAAATGTTACGGTCAGGCCAGTTGGCACGGGTCGTATCATTGAGGGAACGATAACGGGAGCTATCATAAAGCTGACCGGAGCGGACAATGTCACTATCGATGGCGACCCAAGCGGAGCCGGTTCGGCCAGGGAATTGACGGTCAGGAATAACAGCACGGCGGCGGCTACGGCAGCAGTTTGGCTCACCAGTACCGGTGTCGGTGCGGGTGCGACGAACAACACGATAAAGAATCTCGAGATCGCGGCAGGTGCTACGCAAAACACCACCGCTAATGCTACATTTGGCATTATTCTGGCAAGCAATAATACGGCGATCAGCACAACGTCGAACAGCGACGATTGTGACAACAATTCGTTCATTGGGAACCGAATCATCCGCGCCCGATATGGCATTGTTACCCGCGGAACCACAACGAACCCGTCGCTCGGAACGGTCGTAACGGGTAATCTGATCGGCCCGACCAGCTTCGGCGCCGACCAGATCGGCAAGGTCGGCATATTTATGCAGGCGGACAATGGCGCGACCGTGTCGAGGAATATCGTGCAGTTCGTTGGCGGTGAGTTTGGAACAACAACGGCCGGAGCCGATCGCGTCGGCATCGGTATCGGGAGCGAATCGTGGAGCTCCTCTGCACCCGGAACACTGACTTCCGGAAACTACACGGTGACCCGAAACATCGTCCGAAATATCGTCGAACAGCGAACGTTCTCGGCTGCCGGAATTTTGGCGTCGACCACAGGCGGCGGCAGCCCGACGAATAATCTGATCGCAAACAACTTCATCTACAATATTGTTTCAAACGGCACGAGCGGTGACCAGCCGGTCGGCATCGGCGTCGCCGGCGGCTTCTCGGACAATATCGTTTTCAACTCGATCGCTATCACTGGCGATATGGACGGAACTGGTGCGACTGCGGCCGCGACCTACGGCAACGCGATCCGCATTGCGAACGCCGCAGGTACGACACACCAGAATCTTAATCTCAAGAACAACAGTATTTATCTTGACGTAACGTCAAATACGACAACACTTCCGTACTTTGCGATCACGGTCAATTCGGCGACCTATGCGTTCGGAAGCGGTGGGCTGAACCACAATAATTACTATATAAACTCAGCGAATACTCAGTTAAGCACAGGCGGGCTTACGACTAATGCGACGGCTCCGACGGCACCCAATACATTTGCGACGCTTGCGTTATGGCAGGCTGCTTTAACACCGGCTCAGGACGCGAACTCGATCCAGGCCGATCCGCTCTACGTTTCAAATACCGCCGATCTTCATATTGCTTCGGGCTCGCCAAACGTAAATGCAGGAACGGCGGCCGGTGGCGTGATAGAGGATATTGACGGCCAGTTGCGCGTCGCCGCTCCGGATATCGGTGCTGATGAACCGGGCGGCATTGCTCCGCCTGTCAACGATATCCAGGCGGTTGCGTTGGTCTCGCCGGCGAGCGGCAGCACGGTCCCGGCGACGACGCCTTTTGCCCCGCAGGCATCTTTCCGCAACCTAGGGACGGCAACTCAAACCAATGTTCCTGTTCGTTACCGAATCCTAGACGGCATGATGCAGGAAGTCTGTAATGTGACGGCGACCATCCCGTCATTGGCTAACGGACAGACCGCGGCAGCGACGTTTCCAAATTGTACGATCGCTGCGCCGGGTTCATATTCGATCGCGGCCCGTTCTGAGCTCGTCGGTGATGAGAACACCGCGAACGACGAGGTCACCGGCTCGATCAACGCTGCATTGCCGCTGGCAGGAACATACAGTGTCGGTACAGGCGGCGATTTCTCGTCGCTGACGAACGCCGGAGGTATCTTTGATGTTCTCAATTCGGTCGGGTCGACGGGCAGCGTTACGATCAATATCACGGCGGATCTAACCGGCGAGAACGGAGCTATCGCTCTGAATGAACTGGCGAGCGGGCAGCCAGTCCTGATCAGGCCGTTGGGCGGCGCAAGAACGATCACCGGAAGCAGCACGAACAGCATCATCAGGCTCAATGGTGCCGATAACGTCACGATCGAAGGTTCGCTTTCCGGAGGTACGGCAAGCGGGGTCGGCGGTAACGGGGCGATCCGCGACCTTACTGTACAAAACACCAGTGCGGCCGCTACTGCCGGAGCCGTAATTGCGGTGATGACCGGTACGAACGGAGCACAGAATAATACGATCCGCAACGTTAATATTGTCGGTCAGGATCCGACGCAAACGCTGATCGGTATTCACCTCGGAGGCAACGCACCCGGCAGTTCCGGTGCGGATAACGACAACAACGTTGTCGAAAATTGCAGTTTCAAGCGTTCGTTCATTGGTATCTATAACACCGGTACCAGTGCGGCCAACCCAAATACGGGCAACGTCGTCACGATGAATGACATGACGGCGACCGGTGCGGACCGCTTGCGGCGAGCCGGCATTTTCTTCTTCAATCAAAGCGGCATCGCCGTCACGTTGAACGCCATCGGCGGGATCACGGCCGACGAAGGTGCAGATGCGATCGGCATCATTGCCGGAATTCAGAATGTTACGTCAACAGTAACAACTGGCGGCGGTGTATCGAACGCAAATATCTCGCGAAACATCATCCGCGGTGTTGCGAGTACGAATACGACCGGGTTTTCGGCGGTCGGCATCGCGGTTGCCGGAGATCCGGCGGGACCGAATACGATCGCGAATAATATGATCACGGGCGTTCAGGCACCATCGACGTCGCCTGACCTTACGGCCGGTATCTTTGTTGCAGGCGTGACCGGATCGAGTACCCGGCTCTATTTCAACTCTGTCGCGATGACCGGGGACAGGGGAACCGTTGCAACGCAAATGCCAAGCTACGGTCTTGCATATACGGCAGATGTTGCCCTCGAATTAAAGAACAACATCTTCTACACCACGCAGATCTCCGGCGGCGGTGTCAATGCAAAGAGCTATGCGGTCGGCACGCTTGCCACGGCTTTCGCAAATCTGGACTCGAATTACAATGCATTCTATTCGAGCGGAGCGAATGATGGCGGATTCAGAAGCGGGTCTCTTGCGGCCGGTGCGGGCACTGACTATGTTGATCTTGCAGCATGGCAAACGGCGGTCGCTGACGATGCGAATTCTCAAGAGGGCGATCCGTTGTTCGTGAATCCGCTGAACGATCTGCATCTTGAGGTGATCTCGCCGGTCGAGAATGATGGAATTGACATCGCAGGAATAACCATCGACATTGACGGCGATCTTCGGCAATCGCCTCCCGAGATCGGTGCAGACGAGTTTGGCGGCCCGCCGGTGCCCGTGTCAGTTGGCGGCCGCGTGTTCGCATCCGACGGACGTGCGATCCCGAAGGCTGTTCTTGTTATTTCGGGCGGAACGCTTTCGAATCCGATACGAGTCATTACGAACGGATTCGGTATTTACCGATTCGATGAGATCGTCACCGGCCAGACCTACTCGGTCACGGTCGCGGCAAAGGGCTTTACTTTCGCCCAGCCGACGCAGGTGATAGTACTGAGCGGTGAGAATCTTAACGTCAACTTCACCGCCGAACCATAA